CTGGCTACCCGCACCTGGGACGGCCTGTTGCGCTTTATGCCCGACGCGGCGCGGGCCCGGCTCTACCACGTCTTTCTGAGCGAAGACCCCGAGCGCGAGCTGCTCATTTTCCGCTACGCGGACATGGCCCTGCGCGCGGGCCGCGACATCTCCGAAAACTACGCCGACCCCACCGTGCGCCGCATGCAGCGCCTGGCTCAGCAGCTCTTCCGCGAGAAACACCGCATGGAGGCTTTCGTGCGCTTCGAGAAGGCCCAGGACGGCCTGTTTCACGCCACCATCGAGCCCGATTTTGACGTGCTGCCGCTCATTGCCGGCCACTTTACCCGCCGCTATGCCGACCAGCGCTGGCTGATTTTTGACAAGAAGCGCCGCTACGGGCTGTATTATGACCTGCGCCAGACGACCATCGTGGAGTTTGAAACTGGCCGCGCTACCCCCCGCCCCGGCGAGGTAGCGGCCACGGTGCTCGATGAGCGCGAGCCGCTCTTCAAAATCCTTTGGCAGGCGTATTTCGACCACGTTAACATCCCCGAGCGCAAGAATATCAAGCTGCACCAGCGCCAAATGCCGCGCCGCTACTGGAAATACCTGAGCGAGAAGCAGCCCCGCGAACGGCGCTTCGAGCCGATAAAGAACAAACGCGGGCCCGAGCCGCCAAGTTTATAAAGCCGCGACCCTGCGCCACTCTCCCTGCGTGAGCGACCCTTAGCGCCGAGAGACGCGCAGGGTCGCGTCTCTACATAACTTGCGGCCTGAACGCTATTTACTGAATAAATGCAGACGACGCTGGTTTTTGGGGCCTCGGGCCAATTGGGGCAGTGCCTGGCGCACGTAGCCAAAGAAAAGAAATTAACCGGTCTGGTCTTTCCACCCGAAGCGCAGGCCAATATCTTAAACCCCACCGGCTTACGCGAGCTATTTGCGCAGCACCGCCCGGCTTACGCCGTCAACTGCGCCGCCTACACGGCCGTAGATAAGGCCGAGGACGAGCCCGACCTGGCCCAGCGCGTCAACTGCGAGGGGGTAGCCAACCTGGCCCGGCTCTGCGGCGAGTTCGGCACTACGCTTGTCCAGATTTCCACCGATTTCGTGTTTGCCGGCACCGGTAACCAGCCGCTGGTTGAAACCGACGAGGCCGCACCCATCAGCGTCTACGGCCGCACCAAGCTGGCGGGCGAGCAGGTGATTCCGCCTCATACCAGCCAGTATTTCATCCTGCGCACGAGCTGGCTCTACTCCGAGTACGCCAATAATTTCGTGAAAACCATGCTCAAGCTCGGCCGCGAGCGCGACGAGCTGAAGATTATCTGGGACCAGCTCGGCACGCCTACCTACGCCATCGACCTGGCCGGCTGCATCCTGCACATTGTGGAGAGCCAAAGCACAGCCTACGGCATCTACCACTACAGCAACGAGGGCGTGGCCTCGTGGTACGACTTCGCCACGGCTATTTTCGAGCTGGGCCGCACGCCGGTGAAGACCCTACCCATCCGCACCGCCGAGTATCCTACCAAAGCCACGCGGCCCGCCTTTTCGGTCATGGATAAGAGCAAGGTGAAGCAGGCGTTGGGGGTAGCTATTCCGCATTGGCGAGCGAGCTTGGAGGTGTGCTTGGGGCGGTTGGGGTAGGTATGGAAACTCTTGAACTGGTACAGCGGATTATTTATGGTAGTCAAGCCGAACAGGAGCAGGCTATGCAATTGCTAACTGCTGAGGATGATAGGGCCGCACATTATGCTGGTTTATTTGCTGGATTAGGTGTCACGGCTGATAGTCGGGTTGACTTTTGGTGTCTGGATTTACTGTGGCGGCACTTCAAGGTGGAATTGCGGCGCTATGCCAGCCAAGCCATACCTAACTTGCTAGTGGTAGTGGTCAATGAGAAGCTGAGGGTACTTGACCGAGCAGTTTTGGCTTTGACAGCTACTGGCCCGCTCTCCGTAGTAGCATTATTACAAGCAATTGGGGCAACAACTAATGCCAGCCATACGGTAACGTTTTTATTCGCCATTCGAGAAAGTCGTCAATACCTGCATTTGTACGCTAAGCCCGTGCTCTCCCTATTATCCACCAAATTAGCTGATTCTGATGAGCAGGTTAGGTGGACAGCAATGGCCGTTCTAATGGATATCAGCCCGTTACGGCCTCGGTTTAACGAACAAATGAACCCGTCTGACTTTGAGCCACTTTACGGCTCACTCCTAGCAGTAGCCCAAAACTCTGCCTTACATAAGCAGGATGATTTGACTGCCCAATATATTGGGTTACTGCGGCAGCACTTGGCCAACTGAAATGCTCACCCGATTATTTGTCCCCGCCCATAAAACCGGTGCAACGCCAGCGCCAGGGCCACGAACGCGCTGCCCACGGCGCACACGCCCGGCCAGCCGAAGTGCGTCCAGGCCAGGCCGCCGACGATGGAGCCTAGGGAGCCGCCCGTGAAATAGCCCGTCATGTACACCGTGTTGAGGCGGCTGCGGGCCTCGGGGCGCAGCGAAAACACGAGCGTTTGGTTGGAGATGTGGACCGACTGCACGCCCACGTCGAGTAGCAGAATGCCTAGTATCAGCCCGGCCAGGTAGCCGCCGCCTACCCCCAGCAATAGGTACGAAGCCAGCGCCAGCCCCAGCCCCGCCGTGATGGCGTAGCTTGGCCCGCGCCGGTCGGCCAGGCCGCCGGCCAGCGGCGCGGCCAGCGCGCCGGCGGCCCCCACCAGTCCAAAAAAGCCCGCTACATCGCTGCCGTAGCCATACGCCGGGCTACCGAGGTAAAAAACCAGCGTCGTCCAGAACACGCTGAATGCGGCGAAAATGCTACCCCCCACCAGCGCCGACCGCCGCAGCGTCGGCAACTCGCGCGTCAGCGTGCCCAGTGAGCGCATCAGCGAGCCGTAGGTGCCCGTGAAATTAGGCCGGTCCTGCGGCAGCCGCCAGGCCAGCAGGCCCGTGAGCGCCAGCATGAGGCCCGCCGCGCCGGCAAATACCACCCGCCAGCCCAGGTGTGCGCCCGCGTAGCCGCTCACCGTGCGCGAGAGCAGAATCCCAATCAGCAGCCCGCTCATGATGCGCCCCACGATACGGCCGCGGTCGGCCTCGGGGGCTAGGTGCGCCGCCATCGGCAGCAGCAGTTGCGGCACCGACGAGCAGATGCCAATGAGCACGCTCGCCACCGCCAGCAGCGCGAACGTAGGGGCCAGCGCCGCGCCGCCCAGGCACACCGCCGCGCCTACCAGCATCCAGAGAATAAGACGCTTGCGCTCCAGCATATCGCCCAGCGGCACGGCCAACAGAATGCCCAGCGTGTAGCCGATTTGGGTGGCCGTAGCCACCAGGCTGGCCTGGCTGTCGGGCACGTGAAACGTGCGCCCGATGGCGGCCAGCAGCGGCTGGTTGTAGTAAATATTGGCCACCACCAGCCCGCAGGTGAGAGCCATGAGCCAGACTAAAGCGGTATCGAGGCCGCGGGCGGGGGTAGGGCTGGAGCTAAGAATAAAAGGCTCGGTTAGTAACTCAGGCATCAGGATAACGCGAACGAATCGGGGTAGGGATAATGGCGAAATAGCAGGCATTAACCCCAAACTGCCCGCCAGGGTTACAATTGGGCTGCGCAACCCGCCTGCCCGGTCCGCGTTTGCCTGGGTATGAGCCGAGGATTTATAAAAGAGGACGATGCCCAAACGCCGCCCATCGTGCCGCCTCGCGCCGCACTGCCGCCCGGTACCCCAAACTATGTGACGCCCAACGGCCTAGAGCAGCTGCGCGCCGAGCTGGTCACGCTCGAAGCCACCCGCCCCGCCAGCGAAGCCGACCGCGGCAACGACACCGACCGCACCCACCGCCTCTCGCTGCTCAACGGCCGGCTCGCGCTCCTCACCGAGCGCCTGGCCAGCGCCCGCCTCGTGGACCCCGCCACCCAGCCTCCCGGCGAGGTGCGCTTCGGGGCCACCGTCAGGCTGCGCACCCGGCAGGGGGGTAGGGTCGGGTTCGAGCGCACCTTCACCATTGTGGGTGTGGATGAGGCAGACATCGCGCAGGGTAAGGTTGGCTTCGTGGCGCCCATCGCCCGCGCTGTGCAGGGCGCGCAAGTAGGCCAGGTCGTGACTTTGCACCTCGGCCCGGCTACGAAAGAGGTGGAGGTAGTGAGCATTGCTTATTGAGAGGGGTAGAGCGAAAACGTTTGCCCTTGCTTGATGCGCAACATGTTCGCAAGGACGGGCAGTCCTCAGCCGGTTAACAATTTTTACCAACTATCCGAGCCGTAACTTTTTTAGTGAGTAATGACTTACTAACTTAGTATTGTTGATTTGCCGCTGTTCAGGTTAACTGTGGCTGTGTCCCATTTTCATTCCTCACCAAATCCCACCCTTTATCATGGTTGAAACGCTTGAAAAACCAACTACCGTAGTGGCCCGGCCCAATTTTAAATCGCACTACGACAACTTTATCGGCGGCAAATGGGTCGCTCCCGTTAAGGGTCAGTACTTCGACAACCCGTCGCCGATTGATGGCAAGGCGTTCTGCAAAGTGGCCCGCAGTACCAAGGAAGATATTGAGCTGGCGCTCGACGCGGCCCACGAAGCCTTCAAAACCTGGAGCAAAGCCTCGCCGACCGTTCGCAGCGGTGTGCTACTGAAAATCGCCGACATCATGGAGGCCAACCTGCCCTACCTGGCGGCAGTCGAGACGATAGAAAATGGCAAGGCCATCCGCGAAACGATGGCTGCTGACCTGCCGCTGGCCATCGACCACTTCCGCTACTTTGCGGGCGTAATTCGGGCTGAAGAAGGCTCCGCTACTGAGCTGAATGAAAGTACATTATCGCTGGTAATTCAGGAGCCGCTGGGCGTGGTGGGGCAGATTATTCCCTGGAACTTCCCGCTGCTGATGGCGACCTGGAAAATTGCGCCCGCCCTGGCCGCCGGCTGCTGCGTGGTGGTGAAACCCGCCGAGCAAACGCCCGCCAGCATTATGGTCCTTATGGAGTTGCTGCAAGAAGTGATTCCGCCCGGCGTACTCAATGTAGTGAACGGCTTCGGCCTAGAAGCCGGCAAGCCGCTGGCCAGCAACAAGCGCGTGCAGAAAGTCGCCTTCACCGGCGAAACGACCACCGGTCGCCTCATTCTGCAATATGCCGCCGAAAATATCATCCCCGTGACGATGGAACTGGGCGGCAAGTCGCCCAACGTGTTCTGCAAGAGCGTGATGGACCACGACGATGATTTCCTCGACAAGTGCATTGAGGGCGCGGTGATGTTTGCGCTCAACCAGGGTGAAATCTGCACCTGCCCCTCGCGACTGCTGGTACACGAAGACATTTACGACGCGTTCATCGCCCGCGTTATCGCCCGCGTGAAAGCTATCAAGCTCGGTAACCCAATGGATACCAACACGATGATGGGCGCGCAAGCCTCGAACGACCAGTTTGAGAAAATCCTGAGCTACCTCGAAATCGGCAAGGCCGAAGGGGCGCAAGTACTGGTGGGCGGCGACGCGTACCAGCAGGAAGACGGCGCGCTGGCCGAAGGCTACTACATCCAGCCCACCATCTTCCGGGGCCACAACAAGATGCGGATTTTCCAGGAGGAAATCTTCGGCCCGGTGCTGTCCGTCACCACTTTTAAGGACAGTGAAGAGGCCATTGCCATTGCCAACGACACGCTCTACGGCCTCGGTGCCGGCCTCTGGACCCGCGATGCCCACGAAATGTATATGATGCCCCGCGCCATTCAGGCCGGCCGCGTGTGGGTGAACTGCTACCACGACTACCCCGCTGGCGCGCCCTTTGGCGGCTACAAAGCCTCCGGCTTCGGCCGCGAAAACCACAAAATGATGCTGGCCCACTATCGGCAGACCAAGAATATGCTGATTTCTTACAGCCAACAAAAACTAGGGTTCTTTTAAGGGATTTAATCGTAAATTAATCAACCAAAGAAGAACGTCATGCTGAGCTTGCCGAAGCATGACGTTCTTCTTTGATTCTTGGGCAGTCCCTAAATAGCTTCAGTATCACCCATTCACCCGTTGCCCAAAGATGCCTACCTCCCGCGTCCTCGTCACTACCGCCGCCGAAGCCACCATTGACCTGCTGCGCGACGAGCACGGCCCGCTTATGTTTCACCAAAGTGGCGGCTGCTGCGATGGTTCCTCGCCGATGTGCTTCCAGAAGGGCGAGTTTCGGGTGGGCGGTAGCGATGTGTGGCTGGGCCAGATTCATGGCTGCGACTTTTTTATGAGCGCCAGCCAGTTCGAGTACTGGCAGCACACCCAACTGACCGTGGACGTGACGAAGGGTAGGGGCGCAAGTTTCTCCTTGGAAATCCCGTTGGGCGTGCGTTTTCTCATCCGCTCCCGGCTTTTTACGGAGGAAGAAAGCCAGCACATGGAGTCGGTGCTCAACGGCGAAGAATATCTGGAGCAGGTCTGAAACCGGCCAATGCTATAACCCAAAAAAGGCCCGGCGACATTCGCCGGGCCTTTAGTTTGCGCCGTGGTCGGCGTTATTTTTTCTCCTGCACGGGCAGGTCTTCGAGCTGGGCGAGACTGATTTTCCAGTTGCCGTCGCTGGCTTTCTTCCACAAAAAGACGTAGTTGCCGGAGCCCGCGCCGGTGGCTTTCTCGGTGGCGGTGGGCAGCACGTCCACCGTAAACGTGCCGGCCTCATAGGCCATGCCAGCATCGCTACCGGTACTGAGACTATTGGTTTTGAGGTTAGAGATTGTGGTAATAGTCGGGGTTACCCACTTATTGGTCACCTCGTCCTTGCCGCTGAAATGCGTTTCGCCTTGCAAAAACTGCACGTCATCGGCCAGCATATCCGTGACCTGGCTCGCCTGTTTGGCATTCCAGGCGCTCACAAATTTCTGGTCGAGGTCGGCCACGTTGGCGGCTGTGCCACTGGCGGCGGGTGCATCGGCCGTGGTGCTGGGGCTAGCCGTGGGGCTGGCCGCGCCGGTAGCCGCGGGTTGGTTTTGATTGCCGGAGCAAGCCGTGAGCAGGGCCGCCACGCAGCCGGAGAGCAGGTAAAGTTTCATGAAGAGTTTTGGAAATGAAAGAACGAAGGAGGACAAAAAAACCCAGGCCGGGGAGCCTGGGCTGAAAACCTGCTACCTACCAGCTTTTGCGCCGCACCTCCGAAAAAGAGTAGGGATAGCCCGTCTGGTCGTAGTTAGGGTTGGAGAAAAAGCCGGCAGCCACGGCTAGGTCGGCCACGGCGGGCGCGGCCCCTTGAGCCTGGCTGGCTTCGGCGCGGTGCTCGGCGGCGAGGCGGCGGTCAGCGGCGGCGCGGGCAGTACTGGTGCGAGCCGCATTGGCACGCGCGGTGGCAACGCGCTCATCGGCAGCCCGCGCTGAAGCCTGGGCGGCGGTGGTGCGCTGGGTGGCGGCGTCCCGCTGGCTGGCCGCGGCCTGAGCTTCGGCGGCAGCCTGCTCGCGGGCGGCGGCCTGCTGGGCGGCCACGGCGGCGGCGGCTTTGCGCTTGTTATCCGTGTGCTTGCCTACGGCGTAGCCTACGCCGGTGCCCGCTAGGCCGCCAATTAGCGCACCCACCTTGCGATTGCGGCCATTAACCAAGATGCCGCCCAAAATGCCGGCGGCCCCACCGATGGCGGCATCTTTGGCCTGGGGGCTCCAGCCGCGGCGCGGCGGTGCCTGCGCCTGGGCCTGCGAAGCGGGAAATAAGCCCAGCATTAGGACCGGAATGAGGAGTAACCAGCTGATGCGTTTCATGATGATGAATAGATGAAGAAAAGATGCTCATTGATAAGGTATTAGCCAGTACCTAGCCTGGAGCTAGGTACGTGAAGCAGCCGAATGAGTTGGGCGCGGCTACTCGCGGTAGCGCCACAGCGGCCACACTGTACCCGCCGCAAAATAACTCACCTCGGGGGCCAGCTCCAGTAAGCCATCGGCGGCAAGCAGGCCCGCGAGGTCACCTGAGCCGGCGGTGGGGGTAGGGAAAGCCAGCAGCCGGCCATCGGGCGCGTTTTCCAGGCGCACGGCCAAAAAGCAAGTCAGCGCGGGCTTAAAGTCGAACGGCGCGGCTAGCGCCGCGAACTGCGGCGGCCGCGCCGCCGCGCCCTGGCACTGCCGCAGCCAGCCGCGCACGTAGCGGTAGTAGGCCGCGAACGTGGCCACCGGGTTGCCGGGCAGCGCGAACACCACCGCCCCGCCCGGCCGCGCCCCGAACCACAGCGGCTGTCCCGGTCGCTGCGCCACCCGGTGAAAAAGCTCGCTTACCCCCGATTCGCGTAGCGCTTGCGGTAAAAAATCGGCCTTGCCCTTCGACACGCCCCCGCTAAGCAGCACCGCGTCGAAGCTGGTTAGCAGCGGTAATAAATTAGCTTTAAGCGCGGCCAGGTCGTCAGTAAAATGAAATACCTTGCTCGCCACGCCGTCCAGGGCTAAGGCGGCTTGCAGCATGGCGGCGTTGGAACTGCGAATCTGGTGGGGCAGGGGCGTGGCCGCGATGGGTACGATTTCGTCGCCGGTGCTCACCACGGCCAAGCGCGGGCGGCGGGCCACGACCAGCGTGGCCGCGCCCACAGTGGCCGCCACCGCCACATCGGCCGGGCTCAGCACGAGGCCCGATGTTAGCAGCCGCGCCCCGGCGGGCTGGTCGCTACCCTGGCGGTGCACGTTGTGACCCGGCCGGGGGGGCAGGGCGCGCACGGCGGCCTGCCGGGCCGGCGTAGCAGTAAAATCCAGGTCCTCGTAGCGAATCACCGTGTCGGTGCCGGGGGGTAGGGCCGCGCCGGTCATGATTTCAATGGCCGCCCGCGGGTCGGCCAGCGGCTGGGGCACGTCGCCGGCCAGCTGGGTGCGCTCGATGCGGAACTGCGTTTGGCCGGCGGCTAAGGCGTTGTAGTTTAGGGCGATGCCGTCCATCGTTACCCGGTCGTAGGGTGGGAAATCGCGGTCGGCCGCTACATCCTGGGCCAGTACGCGGCCCACGGCGGCGGCCAGTGGCACGGTTTCGGGAGGTAGGGGCCGGACAGTGGCCAGGATGCGGCGGTAAGCGTCTTCAACGGAAAGCACGGAGGTAGGCTTTAGGGATAAAAAGTGGGTTTACGTAAAAGTTACCCGTCCTTGCGAGCGCAGCGCGGCAATCTTTCCTGGTCGTTCGCTTCACTGGATTAGTAATCTTAGCGTGATTGAAAGATTGCCGCGCTGCGCTCGCAAGGACGGGCGACTTTACGAATGACAATATGTTTTACGTAAACTCTCCGTCAAGCCAAATCCTCCCTCACTTGTTACCCCATCCATGAGCCCTACCCCCCTGCCCCGCGCCAAGCACGCTGACCTTACCCGCCCCAACCTGGGCGACTTTGCCCGCCACGAGCTGGCCTTGCTGGGCGCGCCCTGCGGCGAGATTCAGCGGCTGGCGGCCCGCCTCACGGCTGCTTTGGCCCCGGCCGGGCACCGCGTGGGCTACGTGGATGCCGACCACGCCAGCGGCGATGCCGAGGCCGCCCA
The genomic region above belongs to Hymenobacter psoromatis and contains:
- a CDS encoding TIGR03915 family putative DNA repair protein codes for the protein MSVPTPLRRPDAHAGVGPVAPRPPAPTLHHPPADYTYDGSFEGLLTVLFRVYERRSAPNSIQPEGAAQGGLFAQAVAIDTDETLATRTWDGLLRFMPDAARARLYHVFLSEDPERELLIFRYADMALRAGRDISENYADPTVRRMQRLAQQLFREKHRMEAFVRFEKAQDGLFHATIEPDFDVLPLIAGHFTRRYADQRWLIFDKKRRYGLYYDLRQTTIVEFETGRATPRPGEVAATVLDEREPLFKILWQAYFDHVNIPERKNIKLHQRQMPRRYWKYLSEKQPRERRFEPIKNKRGPEPPSL
- the rfbD gene encoding dTDP-4-dehydrorhamnose reductase; amino-acid sequence: MQTTLVFGASGQLGQCLAHVAKEKKLTGLVFPPEAQANILNPTGLRELFAQHRPAYAVNCAAYTAVDKAEDEPDLAQRVNCEGVANLARLCGEFGTTLVQISTDFVFAGTGNQPLVETDEAAPISVYGRTKLAGEQVIPPHTSQYFILRTSWLYSEYANNFVKTMLKLGRERDELKIIWDQLGTPTYAIDLAGCILHIVESQSTAYGIYHYSNEGVASWYDFATAIFELGRTPVKTLPIRTAEYPTKATRPAFSVMDKSKVKQALGVAIPHWRASLEVCLGRLG
- a CDS encoding MFS transporter gives rise to the protein MPELLTEPFILSSSPTPARGLDTALVWLMALTCGLVVANIYYNQPLLAAIGRTFHVPDSQASLVATATQIGYTLGILLAVPLGDMLERKRLILWMLVGAAVCLGGAALAPTFALLAVASVLIGICSSVPQLLLPMAAHLAPEADRGRIVGRIMSGLLIGILLSRTVSGYAGAHLGWRVVFAGAAGLMLALTGLLAWRLPQDRPNFTGTYGSLMRSLGTLTRELPTLRRSALVGGSIFAAFSVFWTTLVFYLGSPAYGYGSDVAGFFGLVGAAGALAAPLAGGLADRRGPSYAITAGLGLALASYLLLGVGGGYLAGLILGILLLDVGVQSVHISNQTLVFSLRPEARSRLNTVYMTGYFTGGSLGSIVGGLAWTHFGWPGVCAVGSAFVALALALHRFYGRGQIIG
- a CDS encoding GreA/GreB family elongation factor; this encodes MSRGFIKEDDAQTPPIVPPRAALPPGTPNYVTPNGLEQLRAELVTLEATRPASEADRGNDTDRTHRLSLLNGRLALLTERLASARLVDPATQPPGEVRFGATVRLRTRQGGRVGFERTFTIVGVDEADIAQGKVGFVAPIARAVQGAQVGQVVTLHLGPATKEVEVVSIAY
- a CDS encoding aldehyde dehydrogenase family protein encodes the protein MVETLEKPTTVVARPNFKSHYDNFIGGKWVAPVKGQYFDNPSPIDGKAFCKVARSTKEDIELALDAAHEAFKTWSKASPTVRSGVLLKIADIMEANLPYLAAVETIENGKAIRETMAADLPLAIDHFRYFAGVIRAEEGSATELNESTLSLVIQEPLGVVGQIIPWNFPLLMATWKIAPALAAGCCVVVKPAEQTPASIMVLMELLQEVIPPGVLNVVNGFGLEAGKPLASNKRVQKVAFTGETTTGRLILQYAAENIIPVTMELGGKSPNVFCKSVMDHDDDFLDKCIEGAVMFALNQGEICTCPSRLLVHEDIYDAFIARVIARVKAIKLGNPMDTNTMMGAQASNDQFEKILSYLEIGKAEGAQVLVGGDAYQQEDGALAEGYYIQPTIFRGHNKMRIFQEEIFGPVLSVTTFKDSEEAIAIANDTLYGLGAGLWTRDAHEMYMMPRAIQAGRVWVNCYHDYPAGAPFGGYKASGFGRENHKMMLAHYRQTKNMLISYSQQKLGFF
- a CDS encoding DUF779 domain-containing protein, whose protein sequence is MPTSRVLVTTAAEATIDLLRDEHGPLMFHQSGGCCDGSSPMCFQKGEFRVGGSDVWLGQIHGCDFFMSASQFEYWQHTQLTVDVTKGRGASFSLEIPLGVRFLIRSRLFTEEESQHMESVLNGEEYLEQV
- a CDS encoding YybH family protein, encoding MKLYLLSGCVAALLTACSGNQNQPAATGAASPTASPSTTADAPAASGTAANVADLDQKFVSAWNAKQASQVTDMLADDVQFLQGETHFSGKDEVTNKWVTPTITTISNLKTNSLSTGSDAGMAYEAGTFTVDVLPTATEKATGAGSGNYVFLWKKASDGNWKISLAQLEDLPVQEKK
- a CDS encoding glycine zipper domain-containing protein, with the protein product MKRISWLLLIPVLMLGLFPASQAQAQAPPRRGWSPQAKDAAIGGAAGILGGILVNGRNRKVGALIGGLAGTGVGYAVGKHTDNKRKAAAAVAAQQAAAREQAAAEAQAAASQRDAATQRTTAAQASARAADERVATARANAARTSTARAAADRRLAAEHRAEASQAQGAAPAVADLAVAAGFFSNPNYDQTGYPYSFSEVRRKSW
- a CDS encoding molybdopterin molybdotransferase MoeA → MLSVEDAYRRILATVRPLPPETVPLAAAVGRVLAQDVAADRDFPPYDRVTMDGIALNYNALAAGQTQFRIERTQLAGDVPQPLADPRAAIEIMTGAALPPGTDTVIRYEDLDFTATPARQAAVRALPPRPGHNVHRQGSDQPAGARLLTSGLVLSPADVAVAATVGAATLVVARRPRLAVVSTGDEIVPIAATPLPHQIRSSNAAMLQAALALDGVASKVFHFTDDLAALKANLLPLLTSFDAVLLSGGVSKGKADFLPQALRESGVSELFHRVAQRPGQPLWFGARPGGAVVFALPGNPVATFAAYYRYVRGWLRQCQGAAARPPQFAALAAPFDFKPALTCFLAVRLENAPDGRLLAFPTPTAGSGDLAGLLAADGLLELAPEVSYFAAGTVWPLWRYRE